A stretch of DNA from Plutella xylostella chromosome 16, ilPluXylo3.1, whole genome shotgun sequence:
ATATAGCACTTCATTTCTATCTTAAAAAGTCGAGTTCTAACAATACTTTGAGGCCATTcgacataagtacctatatgccTGAGATGAGATAACGTGGATATGACTGGCCAATACAATGGTCTCTAGAATCTAGAAGTTGAAGAGAGATTGCTGGCATATACAGGTTAAAGGGAGATTGCTGGCAGGTGtgagagtgttgcaaaaagagtaagtatacctactaagctgaaacttacgtgtgcagcatgttatatttaAGCCCGGAAATTAAATCCGAATGTCAAAATTCATCAATATATGCTCCACACGTAGGtctcggcttagtataccctttttgcaacatcctgtatttgTACCCATAGAAATACGAAATAAAGCCGTAAGCATGTAACGTTAGGTTGCAATAAGGGCCTTTATTTAAACTATCTTAAATCTATTGGTTGATACAAGCTGGCATTTTTGGTTGGTGAGTCCTGGCGGATTCTATTGTAGAGTGCGTGGTAAATACTGGAATTACCATTTTACAAACACGTACCACGAGTATACctactgtaggtacctacctatacaccAGGATAGATTTAGATTGTATCTAACCTATATGGGTTTTCCCATGATACCTACATGCATACTTATATTGCATGTAGGTACTCCATCCATACAATAAGTTCTTTATTCAGTTCCATCCAACGCAATATATTTTACTCAATGTTCTCTTTTTCAGTAACTACCTATAGATTACTATATAACCTACCTAGTCTACctgcataatatttgtatCCAACGAGTCGTGTCCTAACGTCTACTTCCGTTGTTGCAGTACGGACGAGGACGCGCGCCAGGCCATGATGCTGGACGGAGGCAAGGTGAAGGAGGTCCAGGTGCGGCTGCTACTGAGCTCGCGCTCCGAGATGCACAAGGTCATCGAGACGGCGCGCCAGACCGTGCCCATCATGAGCCTCACCGCCCctgcccccgcgcccgcgcccaccCCGGTAGTCAACCCCTTTGCTGCGGCTTTAGGGAATGTCACTGTGGCAAGCCTGGGGATCCCTGGGCTAGGCAACCCGCTAGAGATACCCCAGCCCGCGGTGATAgagccccccgcgccgctgTCGCTTAGTCCACCCCTGATAATTACTCCCAACGAGCCGGAGAAGGATGAGGATGATCGCGCTGAGAATAAGAAGAACAAGGAGAGGAATAGACGTAATAAGTCCGACTCGCCGTCCCGCTCGCGCTCGCGGTCTCGAGACAGGAAGGACAAGAAGCGCGACAGAAGGGACAGGTCCCGCGACCGGCGGCGCCGCGACCGCAGCCGCAGCCGCAGCCGCGAGCGCCGCGGGGAGCGCAAGCGGGACTCGCGCCACCGCTCCcgctcgccgcgccgccgcgacCGCTCGCCCATGACCGACGCCAAGCGCTCCGTGTCCAGcacgcccgccgcgccgcccgcgcccgacCTGCGCGCCGACGCCGGCAAGAAGCGCCAGAACAACTTCCAGCCGCCCGAGCAgaacggcggcggcgggcggttcaacggcggcgggcgcggcgcggcgcgcgggggccgcgggggcgcgcggggcggcggcggggagCGCGGCTGCTGCGTCGCCGTGCGCGCCGCGCCCACGCACACCAGCTACGGCGACGTGCGCCGCTTCTTCCCCTTCATGATCGACATGCACGGCATCAAGATGATCAACGACCGCCTCGGCCACCGCACCGGCAACATCTACGTGCGCTTCTGCGAGGCGCGCTCCAAGAACCTGGCGCTGCAGCGCAGGAACAACCAGCTCAAGGGGCAGGACGTGATCGTGGAGCACCTGTCCGACGACGAGTACGACGCCGCCGTGGACTCCTTCCTGCCCTACCGCGAGGAggagcccgcgccgcccgcccccgcgaccgcgcccgcccccgagcccgcgcccgcccacACCGTGCTCAAGCTCACCGACCTGCCCAACTTCGTGAAGGAGCACGACATCATCAAGGCGTTCTCCGACTTCTCGCTGCTGAGTATCATGCTGCTGGACGACCGCGCCACGCGCAGCAAGTTCGCCTTCGTGCAGTTCGTGAAGGCGGAGGACGCGCGCCTGGCCTGGGAGCGCCGCGAGCGCCTCGCCTTCGGGCGCCGCGTGCCCACCGTGGCGCCCGTCAGCGACCACGAGTACGAGATGGAGAagtgcgccgccgccgccgccgccggcgcgcCCGCctccccgccgcccgcgcccgcccccgcgccgccccgcgaCCCGCGCcagcgccccgcgcccgccgcgccgcagcCGCAGCCGCCCGCCTTCTTCCCCGCGCCGGGCGCCTTCCCCCCGCACGCCGCCTTCACCCCCGCGTTCCAGCCGGCGCAGTTCGGCGGCttccccccgcgcgccgcgtggCCCGAGCCCGACGACGACGCGCTGGACTGCGTGCTGGTGAAGGGGCTGCCGCGCGACGCCACGGACCGCACCATCGTGGAGTTCCTGGCGGACACGGGCGCCGTGCCCGCGCGCATCCACCTCATGCTGGAGCCGGGCGGGGAGCCCTCGGGCGACTGCTTCTGCGAGTTCCGCAGCGAGGCGgaggcgcggcgcgcggccggCAAGCACGCGGCGCTGCTGGCGGGGCGCCGCGTGAGCGTGGACCCCGTGCCGCGCTCCGTGCTGCAGGCGGCGCtggcccccgcgccccccgccgccgccgccgcccccgccgggCCCGCGCTGCTCGGCGACGGGCCCCTGCAGATGCCGTTCTTCGACGGTCCTCGCCAGCCCTTCAGCCAGCGCGGCGGGAACAGCTTCCGCGGCCGCGGCGGCTTCGACCGGCAGGAGTTCAACGGCAACGGCTCcagcgggcgcggcggcggcttcGAGCGCGGCCGGTTCAACAGCCGCGGCCGGGGGAACTTCGACCGCAGCGGCGGCATGAACAATATGGGCGGCGGAGGCATGGGCAATATGGGAGGAGGTATGGGCAATATGGGAGGAGGTATGGGCAATATGGGAGGAGGTATGGGCAATATGGGAGGCGGAGGTATGGGCAACATGGGAGGTATGGGTGGAGGCAACATGGGCGGTCGCGGAGGGCGCGGCTCGTTCGACTCCCGCGGACGCGGGCGAGGCTTCTCTCGCGGCCGCGGCGGTTTCGACTCCGGTCGGGACTTCGACGGGCCGCGCGACTTCGACGGGCCTCGAGACTTTGACTCTGGGCAGAACATGAACGATCACATGGACTCTCCGGACCCCACTCTAGAAGAGTTCGGCGCCCCGGGCTGCGTGGTCACAATGGAAAACGTTCCGTTCCGCGCCAGCGTAGATGAAATCCTGCAATTCTTCGGCGAGTTCGACCTGACGCAGGACGACGTCATCAGGCGGTTCAACGAGCGCGGGCAGCCCACGGGCGACGCGCGGGTGTCGTTCCGCACGCCCTTCGACGCGCAGCGAGCCTGCAAGACGCACCACCTCGACACCATCCACGACCGCCGCATCACGCTCAACATACTCTAGCAAAACGACTGTAGTGACTAAACTGGCAGAGTGAGTGAACTCTATAGCCAGACGTCTAGTGACGTCAGAGTGAACTATAGACTATTTTAGTGATAGACTGGTGAGTTTCTGTGTTGGAGAACATTGTGTGGTTTGACGTGGTTGTTACTTGGGTACGCACTTTACGCACTGCGGCTGATttaataatttgattgattGTTAATTAATCTACTGATGATGACAATGATATAGAGAAAGTAACATGAATTGTGTTCCGTTGATGACGTAGCTACGGGTAGCTACGATTGCCTTTATACATGAAACTGAACTGTGTATAGAACTGTAaatgttaattattataataatttagagatacctacctattgtaATTTCTAGACTTACgacaaagaaaaaataaaaaacgtattttaaattttatgttttattttacaattatcaTCCTTCATCGTTTTTATCGCATACAAAAGAGAATGCTCTGCAAAACAATGTTTCACATTAAAtagtagatatttttattacagagGTCTCGCTCTTACATACACAACACTTCACTGTACACAACATTTACTTGCCTTGTTAATTGTAATAATACACATTCCATATGCCTActgataaaaatatcaatCGTAAGGGATTTGCTTCTTCTATAGTTTATTAGTACAAAATTCCCTTGGCAAATTCACACCcaatttattagaaaaaacAGATTTAGCAATTCCCCATATTTAGTTAATTAACAACACtagaaaattacaaaaataattacttagatttaaataaaataacaccgTATCATTTAGTTATAATGGAAAAGAAAAATGCAAATAGGATAGAGATCAGACGAAATTTTGTTCATAGGATCTGAAAAGTTACACAGGGGAAGAaacaaataactttattttgtgatgATTATACACATAATATGGTTTTGCGTTGCGTTTTACACTTAaagaactaaaaaaaaataagaaaacacTTTCTTTCGAAAATACAGGAGTACTacaaaagtaggtacataaaaaaatgccATTTCAAACCAAGTGCTAAAAACAACTTTTCGACTTATCCTAcaacatattaatatttaagctTTTGTAAGCAATAACATCTTTGGACAATACCACATCCCTGCTCACACACTATTGCGGCTTTGTGAATTTTGACAATATTcgaacaaacatttaaaatcgTCGAAATGTATGTGACCCGTTTTGACAACTGCTTCATTATTGTATTTACTTTGGTACATCCAATTTGGTAATCCTTTGACGAATACATAAAAACGCtgaaagaaaaaagttttttatggCCCGAGTTCCCTCATCtcgtagtaagtatattttgttcTGTTCTTTTGGTAACCAATAAAGACATAGGTATACTctattcaataaaattaagatcaGTTTGATTTAAAACTATGTCACATTCTATACTTTTAATCGATGCCAAAACGggcttatattatattttgacgACGGTAAGATAAATCAATGCACCGTCACCTGCTTTTACTGCTATTGTATTCCAGAGATTTATCAAAAACAAGTCACCAGCTCAATGGAATATTCTCTTTCTTGTGTCTGTACAatattaagattttttttaatgaaaggAAAACTAAACAGAACTTATTGCTTTCGCGCACTAGCTAGCTAAGAATTGAACTAACAAAACTGACCGCAGTTCCACCATAAAAGCCAAACGTACACTCCACCaatatacaggtgttgcaaaaagggtatactaatcagaaacctacatgtgctgcacgttatatctaagcccgaaactgaaatcagaatttcaaaattcacgaaaaaaaaggctcggcttagtataccctttttgcaacaccctttaCAACGACTCGCGTATTTAATTCACTCATAGCAAAATGAAAATAGCCTatctaatatttataacatttattCTAACAACTAGGATCATCTGTCGATGCCATATCAAGAGCGTGTTTGTTGGAATATATTCCTTATTGCAATGCAGTAAGACACTCTTGGTATGCCATtcaacttatatttattaaggCGTGCGAGCCAGTACGGTCGATTCGATCtacatttattatagttatttacCAAACGaagtaatttttaaatgtGGTATCCCATTTATAGgacatatgtacctatagtatTTTAAGTGGTAAGCTATAGGTAATCCAATTATAGCAAAATAATCAGGTTTATCAATTCGTGAATGTTAAATAGAATACAGTATTGTAATTATAAACACCCGTGTTTGATGCTATTAATCTCTAAAACAATTCGATGATGCTTAAAAAGGTTAAACCCTATTTTTCGGCATAAATTATCTAACTTCCATACCACACATTAAGGCGGTTCTCACACTGCCATGCAATACTCTGAATGTTGAGTGAATGCGTGTCCGATCGCTGCTTGTAAGTACctgtgctccaaaattgataatgcgcatagaaatctttgacagaccGGTTGTTTTCTCTAtttctatttctttcgaacaaggtgcaaaatgtttttttaaggcttttacgatttaatgattcgggtgtgaagatctgcatgtgcattattaattttggacaagtgtatcTCCATTAGTATAGAAAACACGCACAGTCCAACACAGAAAACGCGTCTATGTGCGATCATGGAATGCACGCAACACGCGGTGTGAAGCGGGTCAGTGTGAGGCCGCCTGGTCCGAACTAACATTGTGACGACAAAATGAATCTCAATTTCTAAACAATGCACCTAATTTAGAAACACgagacaaaaatatatttgtgaaAGATCAGCATCGCTATAAATTGCGGTTGCAAATCTGTACCATGTCAAAGTATAAATTCAGATTTGTAAATcggaattttattttgacaaggtacaaaagtataATATACAATGTTAATGCACAGAATAACATAACTTCGTGTGGTGTACTGAAAAGCCGACTTTCGAACTAAAGAATAAACACACAAGGATTTTATTTCGAATTCTAAAACTGAAAATAGATGTTTAAAAACcattaaatatttcatgaaTTAACAGCTTTATAGGATATACCTAGTTAAAGGTATTAGATGTGCCTGTAATAAGCCATGATGATACAGGTTTagtgtattttatattcagggtgttgcaaaaagggtatactaagccgaaacctacatgtgcagcatgttatatctaagcacgaaactgaaatcagaattaaaaaaatcgcgaaaaaaaattttcattttccatagaaactttgttggtcacgtgacttttactatggaaaatgatttttttttcgcgaatttccaaattctgatttcagtttcgggcttagatataccatgctgcacatgtaggtttcggcttagtataccaattttgcaacaccctgtttaATGTTCGGAAGCCGGATTAAAAAACTGTCGTTCCTAtacgtatgtatgtacattgtacattaaaaaagtaagtaagtaatactttaaataaatctaaacCCAACTACGTGGTCCCAGTTAAAGTTAcagaatatattattaatgttaATGATTCGATATTTTTGATTAGAAAAGCCATGTGGAAACCTTAGAATATGCTTACCTATAGAACCTGATAGCCAAGTGtttaatattgtaattttataagaGTACTGCCTGAAATAAGCAAATTACTTTTTACTACTCTACCCTCTTGTAGAagtttttattgcaaaataaaaacattcacAATTGCACATTCAAGGTTTGTCCATGGCTTTTGAAATCTGTATTAGAGGCAGGTAAATCAAGAGTTTACCACCGTTAATGTAGTCGAGCAATGCGTCACTAGCATACGACGCTGTGATTGGTTGCAACCACTTGCAGCACTGCTATGATTGGTCAACACCTAACTGCATCCACGTCGGTAAAGTCGCGGCTCAATAAAACTGTCAGTAAATGCATTttagattaaaaaataaataatatgcttATGTTTAGATAACTTTGTAAGTAGATGATAACATTGCCTTTTCTTCACACATATTTTACGGTTTTCGTTTGTATCTAGACaccttttttattaaataagaagaaaatagcaatacaatttacatttgtatattattttatagtagtAAAGTGTCACTGTGACGTGTCGTGTCCTGATTGGTGCACACTGCAGGTGTAAGTTGGTACGATCGTACGGAATAATTCATAGGACTGGTTCACCACGCTGCGTTAGAAACTTACGTTGTTTATGTCGCTCCTACGTCTCCCTGGAAATAGAGAAGATTAATGTTAaaggtatgtaagtaatatgatcagtaaaatatatgtaggtataataaatgtacagtcagctaaaCAGAATATATGCTCATCCAAACACtggtgataatgataaatatgACAATCGACATGAAAAATTCTTAGTCAATAGCTTGTTTGTtcaatatgtaaataaaattgttataaaaGTTAGTTatgttgaataaaatattccaAGATTCGTCTATCTACCTTTTCTTATTCTTAAAATGCAAGCCACTTTTTCAACACTCTGTAGATGCTTCAACGCACCCGTGTGAGGGATAACATGACTTACTTCTTATGGTTGAGTCGGTTGGGCGTGCTGTGGTTGGACAGCTGCGAGACGTCGCTCAGCTCAGAACTAGAACTCCTAATGTCACCTTCCATCTGAAATGGGAAgcagaaattataattagaaAACATTAAGACTACGAACATCGAACAGGCATATGAAGCATAGGGCAACACTGACCCTACGACAAatcaaaacttttgttttattgcgACGCGCTCCGTATCAATTTCTTCAAATTTAAAGATGGCTACCATTTGGCCATCTAACTCGCGAAATTGGCGATTGAATCGCGCAACGTCTGAATTCGCGCGTCGCCATTGGAGCGCTCTAAGCCGCTCGGCCGCTATTGGTCGTCGCTCTCTCGTCATTGGTTCTCACCTGTCCGGCGTGTATGGCCTTGTAGGCCACCTGCAGTATGAGCCAGGTCCACACCACGTGCAGCGCCAGCAGCAGGCACAGCAGCGCGTTGAAGATGTAGAACGAGGGACATGGCGCGCTATAGACGCCTAATATGTCCCTTTGTAGGAGCgaatgaattttaaaatagcgcGATTAAATTGGGCTGCTTTTTGTCTATTGCGGCGCGTTCTGCATATCTTCGTTCAAAAATTAAAGATGGCTGCCATTGGCAAGCTAGCGGAATTGGCGAAAGAAACGCGCGGTCTCTAAAATCACGCGACGCCATTGGTCTATTACAGCGCGCTCTGTCTTATTGCGCTTGTTAGTAAAGGATATCACAAAGCACTTTTTTGCATTTAAGCTCATGCTGGAATCTCTTCTCATTGGAACGCACTATGGGGCTCCACGGCTATTGGTCTGTATATCCATTCGTTcataaattaaagtaaagaTGACCGCCATTGGCCAGCTAGCGAAATTGACAATTGAAACGCACGCTCTCTAAATTCACGCGACGCCATTGGGACGCTATTGGTCTATTGCAACGCGCTCCGTATCAATTCCTTCAAAAATTAAAGATGGCCGCCGTTTGGCCAACCAACACACGGAATGGCGATTAAATTACGCGTCGCCATTCTAGTGCGCTATGCCGCTCGCCCGCTATTGGTCACTGCTCTGTTATCATTGGTCCGTTACTAATATACTAATTATTACTAATATCCTCTTACCTGTCCGGCGTGTATGGCCTTGTATGCCACCTGCAGTATGAGCCAGGTCCACACCACGTGCAGCGCCAGCAGCAGGCACAGCAGCGAGTTGAAGATGTAGTGCGAGGGACACGGCGCGATATAGACGCCTATTACGTCCCTTGGAGGTTCGGATGAAATGCTATTAGCTTACTGTAGCAAGGAAGCCCTCCGTTACCTCTCTCACCATTCGTTCATAAATTAAAGATGGCCGCCATTGGCCAGCTAACGGAATTGGCGATTGAATCGCGCGGTCTCTAAAATCACGCGATGCCATTGGGCCGCTATTGGTCTATTGCAGGGCGTTTGTATATCAATTCCTTCAAAAATGAAAGATGACCGCTGTTTGGCCAACAAATCCGTGCAATTGGCTATTGAATCGCGCGGCGTCTGAATTCGTGCGTCGTCATTGGAGCGCGCTATGCCGCTCGGCCGCTATTGATCATTTCTCTCCTACCATTGGTCCATAATATCCTCTTACCTGTCCGGCGTGTATGGCCTTGTAGGCCACCTGCAGTATGAGCCAGGTCCACACCACGTGCAGCGCCAGCAGCAGGCACAGCAGCGAGTTGAAGATGTAGTAGGCGGGGAACATGGGCAGCAGCATCGGGGCTCGGACTGACGTGCTGGGGAAGGGAGGTTGTATGATTAAAATATGACCAAATGACAATATGGTTTTTAGCCGTAAAAAATGAAAGCTAAGTAATAAAAGACTAATTAGACTACCAAAaatcaattaatattttaataaatgttttattcaccgtacataatataaaaaggaTTGATATTTTACAAACTGCTCTTGTAATTTCCCACTACCAGCTTTTCCCGCATGCTCCGCTTCACCTTTAATGGTTTTCCCGTTGGAAATCTGGGATAAGAAGGAGCCCTACGTGCTAGTCCCACATATGATCAGCCAGTTTATTGTCAAAATAAATTTCTTGCAGCACACCTtccattgttttttttatatgccTAATTTTCGTCCCATTGATTATGATAAGTATGGAAAATGAAGTAGTTAAATACCTAATGTGCTTCTCATTAGAGAAGTATGTCACTTGGTACTCTGACGTATCTATCCAAACATACCTCCACATAACAAGGGGTAAGTATATACTCGACACACGTACCTCCATATGATGTAGAAGGGGTAGACGCCGAGGCGCGTGACGATCCACAGCACGGTGAACGTCGCGAACACGGCGTCGCAGAACCGCTGGTAGTTGGCGTATTTGGCCGCCTTCGCCGCCTGGAATATACACGATGTTCCGTTAACGTTATACTAGTAGGAGAATATATAGGATGCCCCGTTAACGTCATGCCAGTAGGAATACGTATCCATGCGTCACGCAATACGTATCCCCTCCGAGCCGTTTTGTGTGAACGGACCCTTAGGCGCCACTGAAACGGACCAGCCAAGGTATCGCAGCCAAGCAACTTTCAATTTAGCCCTATAACATAATGAAAGGTATCTAAAAAGATAGGTACATCATCTGTTGATACATCAACAGTATATATAGTGTGTAGAATAGGTCAATATGGTGATGTTTGATGCCGCTATGATtacacttttgattttaatggAGATAAAATTGCCCCACTTTCTTTCATAGAACCCCACTTTGTTGGTAGGAATAAAAATCTCACCTCCAAGAAGATATCAGCAGTATCATGCAGCAACAACACCAGCGTGCCTATCCGGTAAAGGTTCCCCACCCAGCTGAAGCTGAGCAGCGCGATGGTGGCCAGGTGGTGCACGAACATCTGCCAGAAATCCTTACGTCGCACGTCCCAGAACTGGGACATGGTGAGTGACCAGTAGAAGCCGGAGGAGATCATGTAGTACCACCACACGTCGTTTGTTAGGCCCTGGGGAGGGAGGAAATGGGAGGAAAATTAAACTACGTTTAAAGGGAGTTTGGTGtttgatataattatgatatatgTATAGCTTCTTGACAGCGTCAGCGTTTTGTGTCAAGTTTTGATGGTAGGGCCATATGGGTTGAGTAAAGCGTGGTATGGTgaaggttctaccttttttggcctaagatttatttgcctaatctcatattgcatagtaacgtttggtcaaagtctcgtttcgccgaaaatcgtatagcataaatctcttttagtaaaaagttgtttcgcataatcttgtttagcctaataatggtatggccaaatcttgaatagcctaataatgctatgacCTAGGTTTAtccaaagtaataatattcgtttggctttaactttgacggagcgtctccctacatagcgcaaactggtgccttgtattgtttccgctgtttggaaaacgctccgctccgctttggttttgataaacatgtgcacctaacacgctcctcctcgctttgctcgtcgtcgcacctatctttaggtttcgatctcatggggtttgtaataagtatattggttgttaactttcgattttttgatcatccAATactttcgggatgtaggagaaaaataccacaatttgtacatttactacatacttaatatattatttattaagataacattaggagaaacaagattatacataggtatagacgaacataaatttgagcaaacgaaacttaggtgtttaaagtttgtgcctaaagagttttagacgaaacgggccttatgccacataagccttggcaaagtgatggttcggccaaaaaagtttagaccagacgagttatgcgaaatgagttttggtcaataaagattatgcgagatgaggggaacccatGGTGAAAGACTTGTAAGAGGGGCTATTCTTGATGGAATATTGTTTGATGGAATAGGAAGACTCGGCCGCTAGCCACGACTCaactaggtataataaaaacaaaatatctcgttgtattaaaggAATTTCCATCAGAAATTTGGTCATTCTACTCAAACTCAACTCAAGTTCAAATCTACTGGTAAAGGATGTAAATTACATAACTAGCAGATTTGTATCATGTGTTCTTTTTTACTTTGTAGCAGAAACTTACTTTCATGATAACAGTGCAACACATGTGATTGCACTTTGAATGAGAAAAAGATAAGAACATaacaataaagataaaataacaataacatcactTTCATAAAAGAGAGAGATTACCGTAATATTGCAAAGTCGGGCGGATCGCACCAGATACAGTAATCTTTTTAAACTTGAAAGCGTTTGTTTCTTATCACAGTCGTCATTGCaattttgatttcattttGTACACTCAACGCTTATATACTAACTATACAGTTTACAACGTAACTGTATGGGTAAagtcatagaataacgagtactagtacCATTGTACTTGATATTCTATGGTAAAGTATAGTGTTTGCGCTGGGACCTATCTCTTTTGCTGTCTGTACATCCAAATTACCCATTTCATTCCGTCACGAGACCACACACAGACCTAGGAAGACCTGAGAAAGAGCCCTGTGGCGCCCCTTGGGGAAACTTATGTCCACTAGTGGCCGATTATTGGCTTATTACGTTACCTAACCATCAACTTttaacctttttcatagaaatatTTCAATTGTTTGATTTCCCGGCAAACACGCGTAAGCGGTAGAATTAACATAGACACATCATTTACTTGTTCACAAAATACACATCACGTCTACATAATAGTATCAATACAAACTCCGTACAATAACAACACTATTTTGGTGTATTGTGTGACATGAAAATGTCTCTGACTCAGCACATGCCGCACAAAAACATACCTGATGCGGATACCCGATATAGCAGTGATCAATATCCCACAGCCACTCCTTGTCCCACAGTATGAACAGGCCGTAGCTGAAGTGGTACAGGTAGAAGGTGCACCGCCACATTTTCTCGCTGAACTTCACGAGGGTGGAGGTATGTGATTCTACTTCTTCCCGTGTCGGTCACTAACAATAGATCTAGCTTAGGGGTTTATCAACGTGTTTAAAGGGTTAGCCAGTAAGAATAGCACCCCTTTGCCATTTTAATCGTCAT
This window harbors:
- the LOC119693859 gene encoding RNA-binding protein 12; translated protein: MSVIIRLQNLPWSANALDIRNFFRGLSIPEGGVHIVGGELGDAFIAFSTDEDARQAMMLDGGKVKEVQVRLLLSSRSEMHKVIETARQTVPIMSLTAPAPAPAPTPVVNPFAAALGNVTVASLGIPGLGNPLEIPQPAVIEPPAPLSLSPPLIITPNEPEKDEDDRAENKKNKERNRRNKSDSPSRSRSRSRDRKDKKRDRRDRSRDRRRRDRSRSRSRERRGERKRDSRHRSRSPRRRDRSPMTDAKRSVSSTPAAPPAPDLRADAGKKRQNNFQPPEQNGGGGRFNGGGRGAARGGRGGARGGGGERGCCVAVRAAPTHTSYGDVRRFFPFMIDMHGIKMINDRLGHRTGNIYVRFCEARSKNLALQRRNNQLKGQDVIVEHLSDDEYDAAVDSFLPYREEEPAPPAPATAPAPEPAPAHTVLKLTDLPNFVKEHDIIKAFSDFSLLSIMLLDDRATRSKFAFVQFVKAEDARLAWERRERLAFGRRVPTVAPVSDHEYEMEKCAAAAAAGAPASPPPAPAPAPPRDPRQRPAPAAPQPQPPAFFPAPGAFPPHAAFTPAFQPAQFGGFPPRAAWPEPDDDALDCVLVKGLPRDATDRTIVEFLADTGAVPARIHLMLEPGGEPSGDCFCEFRSEAEARRAAGKHAALLAGRRVSVDPVPRSVLQAALAPAPPAAAAAPAGPALLGDGPLQMPFFDGPRQPFSQRGGNSFRGRGGFDRQEFNGNGSSGRGGGFERGRFNSRGRGNFDRSGGMNNMGGGGMGNMGGGMGNMGGGMGNMGGGMGNMGGGGMGNMGGMGGGNMGGRGGRGSFDSRGRGRGFSRGRGGFDSGRDFDGPRDFDGPRDFDSGQNMNDHMDSPDPTLEEFGAPGCVVTMENVPFRASVDEILQFFGEFDLTQDDVIRRFNERGQPTGDARVSFRTPFDAQRACKTHHLDTIHDRRITLNIL
- the LOC105391568 gene encoding ceramide synthase 5 isoform X2 — encoded protein: MLRTVINTFWNEYVWLPPNTTWEDIAPGPDKVVVYTDHRHLLVPIPLALVLIALRYVLEKYWFAPFGKSLGIKNTRPKKAPTNPKLEAAYQASPKIKHKQFVLSKDEICALAKQLDMSERQVERWWRLRRSQDKPSTLVKFSENMWRCTFYLYNFSYGLFILWDKEWLWDIDHCYIGYPHQGLTNDVWWYYMISSGFYWSLTMSQFWDVRRKDFWQMFVHHLATIALLSFSWVGNLYRIGTLVLLLHDTADIFLEAAKAAKYANYQRFCDAVFATFTVLWIVTRLGVYPFYIIWSTSVRAPMLLPMFPAYYIFNSLLCLLLALHVVWTWLILQVAYKAIHAGQMEGDIRSSSSELSDVSQLSNHSTPNRLNHKKET
- the LOC105391568 gene encoding ceramide synthase 5 isoform X1, with translation MLRTVINTFWNEYVWLPPNTTWEDIAPGPDKVVVYTDHRHLLVPIPLALVLIALRYVLEKYWFAPFGKSLGIKNTRPKKAPTNPKLEAAYQASPKIKHKQFVLSKDEICALAKQLDMSERQVERWWRLRRSQDKPSTLVKFSENMWRCTFYLYNFSYGLFILWDKEWLWDIDHCYIGYPHQGLTNDVWWYYMISSGFYWSLTMSQFWDVRRKDFWQMFVHHLATIALLSFSWVGNLYRIGTLVLLLHDTADIFLEAAKAAKYANYQRFCDAVFATFTVLWIVTRLGVYPFYIIWSTSVRAPMLLPMFPAYYIFNSLLCLLLALHVVWTWLILQVAYKAIHAGQMEGDIRSSSSELSDVSQLSNHSTPNRLNHKKET
- the LOC105391568 gene encoding ceramide synthase 5 isoform X3 produces the protein MLRTVINTFWNEYVWLPPNTTWEDIAPGPDKVVVYTDHRHLLVPIPLALVLIALRYVLEKYWFAPFGKSLGIKNTRPKKAPTNPKLEAAYQASPKIKHKQICALAKQLDMSERQVERWWRLRRSQDKPSTLVKFSENMWRCTFYLYNFSYGLFILWDKEWLWDIDHCYIGYPHQGLTNDVWWYYMISSGFYWSLTMSQFWDVRRKDFWQMFVHHLATIALLSFSWVGNLYRIGTLVLLLHDTADIFLEAAKAAKYANYQRFCDAVFATFTVLWIVTRLGVYPFYIIWSTSVRAPMLLPMFPAYYIFNSLLCLLLALHVVWTWLILQVAYKAIHAGQMEGDIRSSSSELSDVSQLSNHSTPNRLNHKKET